A stretch of Cellulosilyticum sp. I15G10I2 DNA encodes these proteins:
- a CDS encoding VOC family protein: MSSIRLGLTTIWTENVNSMKKFYTNVLGIAIKQDLEKYVEFEDKGICLAICERELMKEYSKDYGSVRQGQSFQISFMCDNEAEIQYIYDKAIKEGGAGIQPPVYTSPHQIAALFGDPDGNIHEIYANI, translated from the coding sequence ATGAGCAGTATTCGACTTGGTTTAACAACAATTTGGACAGAGAATGTTAACAGTATGAAAAAGTTTTATACAAATGTCTTGGGAATTGCAATCAAGCAGGATTTAGAGAAATACGTAGAGTTTGAAGATAAGGGGATTTGTCTGGCGATTTGCGAAAGAGAACTTATGAAAGAGTACAGTAAAGATTATGGATCAGTACGGCAAGGACAAAGTTTTCAAATAAGCTTTATGTGTGATAATGAAGCAGAGATACAGTATATATATGACAAAGCTATTAAAGAGGGTGGAGCAGGCATCCAGCCACCTGTCTATACTAGTCCTCACCAAATAGCTGCTTTATTTGGGGACCCAGATGGCAATATTCATGAGATTTATGCAAATATATAA
- a CDS encoding BMP family lipoprotein, with protein MKKKHLAVVLCSALVISLFTGCAAPKQQTNSKFEPLKTDLKVGMVTDAGTIDDKSFNQGTWEGVQGSGANSKYLKPTGTTEADYLKEITNLYDAGYKFIVTPGFKFETAIFQAQDRYTDAKFVLIDGYPHTGDYTPVVKENTVSIFFAEHESGFLAGVASALQVKDGNFGFIGGMEIPAVQKFNWGFQQGIQYANENLGTSITVKEENVVYQGSFDNVAAGQQLAAQMYDKGVKAIFTAAGGVGVGAITEAKERAASGQDVWVIGVDVDQYAEGLDEKTGKSIILTSAMKYIDVAAYDMIKAETEGTFPGGEILTFDAKNNGIGIPETNPNLSSDTISKTNDIFEKIKSGDIIVASENDGTLIK; from the coding sequence ATGAAAAAGAAACATTTAGCGGTAGTTCTTTGCAGTGCCCTAGTAATAAGTTTATTTACTGGCTGTGCAGCACCCAAACAGCAAACAAACAGTAAGTTTGAACCACTTAAAACCGATCTTAAAGTAGGTATGGTAACTGATGCTGGCACAATTGATGACAAATCCTTTAATCAGGGAACTTGGGAAGGCGTTCAAGGCTCAGGTGCAAACTCTAAATACTTAAAGCCAACCGGAACTACTGAAGCAGATTACTTAAAAGAAATAACAAATCTTTATGACGCTGGTTATAAATTCATTGTAACGCCAGGCTTTAAATTTGAAACAGCTATTTTCCAAGCACAAGATCGTTATACGGATGCAAAATTTGTACTTATTGATGGCTATCCTCACACAGGAGATTATACACCTGTTGTAAAAGAAAACACTGTTTCTATCTTTTTTGCTGAACATGAATCTGGCTTTTTAGCTGGTGTTGCATCAGCACTTCAAGTTAAAGATGGCAATTTTGGTTTTATTGGCGGAATGGAAATTCCAGCTGTTCAAAAATTCAACTGGGGCTTCCAGCAAGGTATCCAGTATGCTAATGAAAATTTAGGCACTTCTATTACAGTAAAAGAAGAAAATGTCGTTTATCAAGGTTCATTTGATAATGTAGCTGCGGGACAACAACTTGCGGCTCAAATGTATGATAAAGGCGTAAAAGCTATCTTTACAGCAGCTGGCGGAGTTGGTGTAGGGGCTATTACAGAAGCCAAAGAACGTGCTGCAAGCGGACAGGACGTTTGGGTAATTGGTGTAGATGTTGACCAATATGCAGAAGGTCTTGATGAAAAAACCGGTAAATCCATTATTCTTACATCTGCTATGAAATATATTGATGTCGCAGCCTATGATATGATCAAGGCTGAAACTGAAGGAACTTTCCCTGGTGGTGAGATACTTACATTTGATGCTAAAAATAATGGTATTGGTATTCCTGAAACTAATCCTAACCTCAGTAGTGATACTATCTCAAAAACAAATGATATTTTTGAGAAAATAAAATCTGGTGACATTATTGTAGCTAGTGAAAATGACGGCACACTTATTAAATAA
- a CDS encoding ABC transporter permease — protein sequence MNKKGMVSLIAVFLGLIAGAFLMLLTGHNPFVGFMYLIQGGTLTLERIGNTLATATPLILTGLSVAFAFRTGLFNIGTPGQMLFGGFCATVVGLSSNLPSAILVPLMVLAGFFGGALFAFVPGILKAMFNVHEVVSSIMMNWIGYWIVYYAIKAYYKGNMETESRLLADSATLRAPWLSNLFGGSYINLGLFVAIIAALVIAFILNKTTFGYELKSVGFNRYAAEYGGISVNKNIILSMMIAGGLAGLAGVVQYAGNANNIQIGVMPSQGFDGIAVSLLGANTPIGSLLAALFFGLLYSGRGFMNAMTDIPPEIADTIIATIIYFAATSMLVERFLDKFYKSRKNLRSDQTPLVDTAVKNTDNLNTSYGFMPPHESEKDPTKKGDE from the coding sequence ATGAATAAAAAGGGAATGGTCTCTCTTATAGCAGTGTTCCTCGGATTAATTGCCGGTGCTTTTTTGATGCTCCTTACAGGGCATAATCCTTTTGTAGGATTTATGTATCTCATTCAAGGGGGTACATTAACTTTAGAACGTATTGGCAACACATTAGCTACTGCTACACCTCTTATTCTAACTGGACTATCTGTTGCTTTTGCTTTTAGAACAGGACTTTTTAATATCGGAACACCAGGTCAAATGCTGTTTGGTGGTTTCTGCGCAACTGTGGTAGGCCTCAGCAGTAACTTGCCTAGTGCCATTTTGGTGCCGCTTATGGTGCTTGCAGGTTTTTTTGGCGGGGCTTTGTTTGCCTTTGTTCCTGGTATTTTAAAAGCCATGTTTAACGTGCATGAGGTTGTTTCTTCCATTATGATGAACTGGATAGGTTATTGGATTGTCTATTATGCCATTAAAGCCTACTATAAAGGCAATATGGAGACTGAATCAAGACTTCTTGCAGACAGCGCTACGTTAAGAGCACCTTGGTTATCCAATTTATTTGGAGGCTCCTATATTAACCTAGGGCTTTTTGTAGCTATTATTGCGGCTCTTGTGATTGCTTTTATTTTAAACAAAACTACTTTTGGTTATGAATTAAAATCTGTTGGCTTTAACAGATACGCCGCTGAATATGGGGGTATTTCTGTTAATAAGAATATTATTCTTTCCATGATGATAGCCGGTGGTCTTGCAGGCCTTGCAGGGGTTGTACAATATGCAGGCAACGCAAATAACATCCAAATTGGTGTGATGCCGTCTCAAGGATTTGATGGCATTGCTGTATCACTCCTTGGAGCAAATACACCTATTGGTTCGTTGCTTGCTGCATTATTTTTTGGTCTTCTTTACTCAGGACGTGGTTTTATGAATGCCATGACGGATATCCCTCCCGAAATAGCCGATACCATTATTGCTACAATTATCTATTTTGCAGCAACAAGTATGTTGGTTGAACGATTCTTGGATAAGTTTTATAAGTCACGCAAAAATTTACGTTCTGATCAAACACCGCTTGTGGATACTGCCGTTAAAAACACAGATAATTTAAATACAAGCTATGGCTTTATGCCTCCCCATGAATCCGAAAAAGACCCCACTAAGAAGGGAGATGAATAA
- a CDS encoding ABC transporter ATP-binding protein, with the protein MDYIVEMLNIRKEFPGIVANDNVTLQLKAGEVHALLGENGAGKSTLMGMLFGMYHPDQGIIKMNGSEIKIENPNVANDLGIGMVHQHFKLVHNFTTTENIILGIEPKKGLSVDIKSAAVKVAELSKRYGLNIDPYAKIEDISVGMQQRVEIMKMLYRDAKVLIFDEPTAVLTPQEINDLIEIMKNLIKEGKSIILITHKLREIKAVADRCTVIRRGKCIGTVNVSSTSEAEMAKMMVGRPVSFKVAKAASKPGPTILKIDNLSVQNNKKVLGLKNFSLEIRAGEIVGIAGVEGNGQSELVEAITGLRKIESGSIILKDKVINQLSVKKRIASGIAHIPEDRHKRGLILDYSVEDNMILEIYHQEPFSKYGLLNRQAIKKYTDTIIDSFDVRSGEGGASIARSLSGGNQQKAIIGREMELDPDLLIAVQPTRGLDVGSIEYIHQRLIEQRDKGKAVLLVSLELDEVMNVSDKIAIVNNGELIGTVIADETNENEIGLMMAGVKGGINHE; encoded by the coding sequence ATGGATTATATTGTAGAGATGTTAAATATTAGAAAAGAATTCCCAGGGATTGTTGCAAATGATAATGTTACACTTCAGCTTAAAGCTGGCGAAGTACATGCACTGCTCGGTGAAAACGGTGCCGGAAAATCCACACTTATGGGTATGCTCTTTGGCATGTATCATCCAGATCAAGGAATCATTAAAATGAACGGCTCCGAAATCAAAATTGAGAATCCTAATGTTGCCAATGATCTAGGTATTGGCATGGTTCATCAACACTTTAAGCTTGTCCACAACTTTACAACGACAGAAAATATTATTCTTGGTATTGAACCTAAAAAAGGATTAAGCGTAGATATAAAATCTGCTGCTGTTAAAGTCGCTGAGCTTTCTAAGCGTTATGGTTTAAATATAGACCCTTATGCTAAAATTGAAGATATCTCTGTTGGTATGCAGCAAAGAGTTGAAATCATGAAAATGCTTTATAGAGATGCTAAGGTTCTTATTTTTGATGAGCCTACCGCTGTACTTACACCCCAAGAAATCAATGACTTAATTGAAATCATGAAAAATCTAATTAAAGAAGGAAAATCTATTATACTTATTACCCATAAGCTAAGAGAAATCAAAGCTGTTGCAGACCGCTGTACTGTTATTCGCCGTGGTAAATGTATTGGTACAGTAAATGTCAGCTCTACAAGTGAAGCTGAAATGGCTAAAATGATGGTCGGTCGCCCTGTATCTTTTAAAGTTGCTAAAGCAGCCAGCAAGCCTGGCCCAACTATTTTAAAAATCGATAATCTATCAGTTCAAAATAACAAAAAGGTATTAGGTCTTAAAAATTTCTCTCTTGAAATAAGAGCAGGAGAGATTGTAGGCATCGCTGGCGTCGAAGGTAATGGACAAAGTGAACTCGTCGAAGCAATTACAGGTCTTAGAAAAATTGAAAGTGGTTCTATCATCTTAAAAGATAAAGTGATTAATCAGCTCTCTGTAAAAAAACGTATCGCTTCAGGTATTGCCCATATTCCAGAAGACCGGCATAAACGTGGTTTAATTCTTGACTATAGTGTAGAGGATAACATGATTCTAGAAATCTACCATCAAGAACCATTTTCTAAATATGGACTTTTAAACAGACAAGCTATTAAAAAGTATACCGATACAATTATTGATTCATTTGATGTGCGTTCAGGTGAAGGAGGCGCTTCTATAGCCCGTTCTTTATCAGGAGGCAATCAGCAAAAAGCAATAATCGGTCGTGAAATGGAATTAGATCCAGACCTGCTTATTGCTGTTCAACCCACCCGCGGACTAGATGTAGGATCTATTGAGTATATTCATCAAAGACTTATTGAACAGCGTGATAAAGGAAAAGCTGTTCTTCTTGTTTCCCTTGAACTAGATGAGGTTATGAATGTCTCTGATAAAATAGCTATCGTCAATAACGGGGAGCTTATTGGTACTGTCATTGCTGATGAAACAAACGAAAATGAAATAGGCCTTATGATGGCAGGTGTGAAAGGAGGCATAAATCATGAATAA
- a CDS encoding ABC transporter permease → MWQTIEQIFPYAIAFTIPLLITALGALYCERSGIVNIGLDGLMIVGAFSSGLTIFFLQHSFGSNLWTIAVGLIMAMVVGALFSLLHAFASINLQANQVISGTAINMMAGSLTIFLARNITGSGNIRLPASLGKQNITILKDIPFIGPLFFRNTYPTTWLVLIILMVFTFILYKTSFGLRLRACGEHPHAADAAGINVTRMRYIGVIISGAFAGLGGGIYLVTFSGEFNGSVAGFGFLALAALIFGQWKPLGILATTLFFGFASTVSNVSQVIPQFANIPSVFLKIFPYVVTLIALVIFSKSSQAPKAAGEPFDHGKR, encoded by the coding sequence ATGTGGCAAACTATTGAACAAATATTCCCCTACGCCATTGCTTTTACTATTCCTCTGCTTATTACAGCCCTCGGGGCTCTTTACTGTGAACGCAGTGGTATCGTTAATATCGGTCTTGATGGACTTATGATAGTAGGCGCCTTTTCAAGCGGGCTCACTATCTTTTTTCTTCAGCATTCATTTGGCAGCAACCTCTGGACTATAGCCGTCGGACTTATCATGGCAATGGTTGTTGGTGCGCTTTTTTCACTGCTTCACGCCTTTGCAAGTATTAACCTTCAGGCTAATCAAGTTATAAGCGGTACCGCTATTAATATGATGGCTGGTTCGCTGACTATCTTTTTAGCGAGAAATATAACCGGAAGTGGTAATATTCGTCTGCCTGCTAGTCTTGGCAAACAAAATATTACAATTTTAAAGGATATTCCTTTTATTGGACCCTTATTCTTTAGAAATACCTATCCTACTACTTGGTTAGTACTCATTATTCTTATGGTATTTACTTTTATTCTGTATAAAACTTCTTTTGGCCTGCGCCTAAGAGCATGTGGTGAACATCCTCATGCAGCCGATGCAGCCGGCATTAATGTTACGCGTATGCGTTATATTGGCGTTATAATATCCGGAGCTTTTGCTGGACTTGGTGGTGGCATTTATCTTGTTACCTTTTCTGGTGAATTTAATGGCAGTGTAGCTGGCTTTGGCTTTTTGGCACTGGCCGCTCTTATATTTGGTCAATGGAAACCGCTTGGCATACTAGCTACAACTTTATTTTTTGGTTTTGCAAGCACTGTATCTAATGTATCTCAAGTTATTCCTCAATTTGCAAATATACCGTCTGTATTTCTAAAGATTTTCCCGTATGTTGTAACCTTAATTGCCCTAGTCATTTTTTCGAAATCTTCTCAGGCCCCCAAAGCTGCTGGAGAACCATTTGATCATGGCAAACGCTAA